GGAGGGCGGTTATGCCGTCGGGCCGATCGGCGCCAATGCGGTGGCGGTACTGTCCGGATATGACGGCACCGCGCACGGTTAGCGGTAAAAGCCGACCAGCTTGAGCAGGTAGATCAGGATGATGGCGCCCAGCACGCCGAAAATCAGCCCGGACAGTGAAAACCGGCCTGCGGCAAAGGCGCTGCCAATGCCCAGCAGGTCGGCAAAAATCCACTTGCCCAGTGCCGAACCCACAATGCCGACCAGTATGTTGGCGATGGTGCCCTGCTGGGCATCGGTTTTCATGATCAGGCTGGCGATCCAGCCGATCAGGGCGCCTACGATCAGGGTGATGATCCAGCCCATGGCATGCTCCTCCGGTGTGATGCTGGTGTGTAATGCGAGTCTAGTGCCTGCTGCCGGAGATTGCTGATCGTATGGTGGCGGGTGGTACAGGGATGGAGTCAGGTGGTACAAGCAACAAGGCCGGCGGAGATTTCTTGCCGGCCTTGTTGCTTGTACTGGCTGGCCGGGTCAGATCACGTTTTCCCAGATGATCCTGCAACCGGGGAACTGGAACGGTCGGACAGGTTCGCTGCTGTCACAGAACCTGACGCGCAGGATCGGCTCGTCAGCTTGCAGGTCGATGTCGAGAATCCGGCATCCGCTGCTGGCTAGCAGGGTGGCGGCCATGGCGGTCAATTTGCTGGCCTCGATAAAGGGCACAGCGCAACTTTCTATAGGCATATGGGACCTCTTTGAACTTCCTTGATTCAATAACCTAATATCTGCCAAAAGATGACAAAAAAATAGTATTGTCTGGCAAAAAAAATGATTTTTGCACAATATTATTTCTTTGGACAACAATTTTTACCTGGTTGGTTGTTATGACAATGTCTGCGCAGACAGTATTGGGCTCCGTGAATTACGGAAAAATCCATGACTTGTCGCTGGGGAAGTGACGCAAATCAAACCATAAGAATTAATAATGATAAATGCATTATTAAAGTTTGATTATTATTTCAAATAAATAAATTTCCGACCTTTTTTATTGCTGCCTCGCCATCCGCAAGCCAACAGTTAATGACAAGTATATTTACTTTGTTTCAATCGGAAACAATTTCCAAGGTTCCATTAACTGTTTTGCTTTCATAATCGCGCCGGCGCGGATGTTTGAAAAACTCGTTGCATCCGCTGAACCGGCGCTGGCAGAGGTCTCGTCGGCAGTCTGTATTGCTTTTGACGGAGAACCTGATGCGGTTTGTTCGCCCCCGGCGCCCTGAAACTGTCACCCTGTGGGTCACGCTGTACTTCTTGCTGTTCTGCAACATGGCGTTCTGGTCACGCCTGATCAGTATCCAGGCTCCCGACAGTGCAGGAGGATGGCTGTATATCGGTGCCGCCTTTGTCTTCATTGCACTGGTTTTCAACTTTGTCCTGACATTGCTGGCTGTCCGCTTCATCTTCAAGCCCGTGGTGACGGTCCTGCTGCTGATTACGCCGTTCGTGGTGTACTTCATGAACCAGTACGGGGTCTTCATCAACGATGACATGATCCGTAATACCTTCCAGACCGATCCACGGGAGGTGTTTGACCTGCTGTCTTTCAAACTGCTGCTTTATGTGCTGCTGCTGGGGGTGCTGCCGCTCTGGCTGCTGTGGCGTACGCCGGTCCGGTATCGTCCGTGGTTGCGTGAACTGGGCAGCAAGCTGGTCGTGATCCTGCTCAGCTTTGCCATCCTGGCCGGCATTGCCTACGGCTTTTACAAGGATTTTGCCTCGACGTTCCGCAACAATCGCGAGCTGGCGTATTTGCTGACGCCGATGAACTACATCAAGGCCAGTTCCAAATACCTGAAAGGGAACGCACGCCTGCAACCGGTGGTCATCCAGAAAATCGGTGAGGATGCACACCGGGAGGTTGGCCAGGGTGCCCGCAAGATGGTGACCGTGCTGGTGGTGGGTGAAACCGCGCGTGCAGCGAACTTCGGGCTGGACGGCTATGAACGTGACACCACGCCTGAGCTGGCCAAAGTGAAGGATCTGGTCAATTTCAGCCAGTTCACTTCGTGCGGAACCGATACGGCCGTTTCCGTGCCGTGCATGTTCTCGGGGCTGGAGCGCAAGAATTACGACGCCGATGCAGCCCGTCGGCATGAAGGGCTGCTGGATGTCGTGCAGCGTGCCGGGGTGCCCGTGTGGTGGCGTGACAACCAGTCGGGCTGCAAGGGCGCCTGCGACCGCGTGCCCAATGAAACCATGATCGCCACGCGTTTTGCCCAGGAAACTCCCGGACTGTGCGAGAGTGGTGAATGCCACGACGACATCCTGCTGGCCGGCCTGAAGGAATATATCGACGAACTCAAGGGGGACGGGCTGATCGTGCTGCACATGATGGGCAGCCACGGCCCGGCTTACTACAAGCGCTATCCCAAGGCGTTCGAGATTTACACGCCGGTGTGCAATACCAACCAGCTCGACAAGTGCGAGAGCCAGGCCATCGTCAATGTCTATGACAACACGATCCGTTATACCGACCATGTGCTGGCAAAGCTGATTGCCTTGCTGCAAAAAGAGGAAGGACGGGCGGATACGGCCATGTGGTATCTGTCTGATCATGGCGAATCGCTGGGAGAGCATGGCCTGTACCTGCATGGCACGCCATACATGCTGGCGCCCTCGGGCCAGACGCACGTACCGTCGGTCCTGTGGACGTCTGCCGGTTACCGGCAGCAGCTGGGGCTGGAGCAGCAGTGCCTGCAGGAAGTGGCCGGCAAGCCGGCAAGCCAGGACAACCTGTTCCATTCCATGCTCGGACTCTTGCAGGTCAAGACGAAGGTTTATAATCCGGCCCTTGATCTTTTCGCAGCTTGCCGGCGTCCGGGCTGACAGGCTGATGGGCCGGACTTGTTCCGGAGGGAGCGGGCGGTGGATCGAGGAGCCGTCCGCTTTTTGTTGTCGCAACAGAAGCTGACATGATGTCTACTGCCACCGCATCCGAATCCGAAATCAAGCGCCAGGCCGCCAAGCGCTCCACGATGGTCAGCGTATGGGTCAACCTGTTCCTGACCATCCTGCAAATCATCGTCGGCATCTTTGCCAAATCCCAGTCACTGGTCGCCGACGGCATCCACTCGCTCTCCGACCTGCTGGCGGATTTTGTCGTGCTGGCAGCGAACCGGATCAGCCACCGGGATGCCGATGATGATCACCCTTACGGGCATGCCCGCATCGAGACAGCGGCTTCACTGGTGCTGGGGATGCTGCTGCTGGCTGTCGGGGCCGGCATGCTCTGGAGTG
The DNA window shown above is from Laribacter hongkongensis DSM 14985 and carries:
- a CDS encoding GlsB/YeaQ/YmgE family stress response membrane protein, producing the protein MGWIITLIVGALIGWIASLIMKTDAQQGTIANILVGIVGSALGKWIFADLLGIGSAFAAGRFSLSGLIFGVLGAIILIYLLKLVGFYR
- a CDS encoding phosphoethanolamine transferase, coding for MRFVRPRRPETVTLWVTLYFLLFCNMAFWSRLISIQAPDSAGGWLYIGAAFVFIALVFNFVLTLLAVRFIFKPVVTVLLLITPFVVYFMNQYGVFINDDMIRNTFQTDPREVFDLLSFKLLLYVLLLGVLPLWLLWRTPVRYRPWLRELGSKLVVILLSFAILAGIAYGFYKDFASTFRNNRELAYLLTPMNYIKASSKYLKGNARLQPVVIQKIGEDAHREVGQGARKMVTVLVVGETARAANFGLDGYERDTTPELAKVKDLVNFSQFTSCGTDTAVSVPCMFSGLERKNYDADAARRHEGLLDVVQRAGVPVWWRDNQSGCKGACDRVPNETMIATRFAQETPGLCESGECHDDILLAGLKEYIDELKGDGLIVLHMMGSHGPAYYKRYPKAFEIYTPVCNTNQLDKCESQAIVNVYDNTIRYTDHVLAKLIALLQKEEGRADTAMWYLSDHGESLGEHGLYLHGTPYMLAPSGQTHVPSVLWTSAGYRQQLGLEQQCLQEVAGKPASQDNLFHSMLGLLQVKTKVYNPALDLFAACRRPG